The Pochonia chlamydosporia 170 chromosome 1, whole genome shotgun sequence genome window below encodes:
- a CDS encoding ubiquitin-protein ligase (Hul4) (similar to Aspergillus clavatus NRRL 1 XP_001269696.1) encodes MTSSSRSRSRPPRRDLVTRIHTDALETPTTLFGAIDISNSRVHDDSSSSESDFQRTKPTAAPSRHARSISNPFPSLLGTPKKRQGSTGHLQPDFEDRGVGDGAMSGPSVNKHKRAGPGGSKDFATGNCMTCSSLMRWPKELKVFKCTICTTINDLVVPGSEATKSGFLGRRRDGSVHARCESLTAQPISLQHCRRLVRQCIHSYVSRKLAPRPSPDASIWPSHNASQSSSVAQDAYRNPHDACNGHVASPLYAREHDGYTAKYVFEEQPTLRPSHLRPNTAVRSYSSSYPERPPPPVRPTNPNNLTAHRRGPSLGDQCEPKRIFKPLEEYIAKVFNSFESLNSSFSTQDRGRDDQQIEQIRRKPVPSRGRSDSQSGTTHSRVEESLPGNAMNEIDPKILLIGDVAENGLWWTGGRIPHGTPKHHTTRRPESPPRKSPSSVKSPNLNWDEIDAWYAMTVNAAADWFAVYEDISREFAIQPKTQRELQALEHELLQGQEHTQRMLLKATESLLKRPGRPLTSAADLRFLLIIMENPLLHSSMKPFRGILQPDTVVSGPSSVTPPRGKVLPSSGLLSGQHSGIIKRVIGLLSTTSAECHTHLIAWFSKFENSRFIRTKDLVSGFLSYRLLRQIDKKQPTEVDITAGLIPEMRADRSGVGFYLHDEIRSGGASKKNGPAQKIAYTEDWQIKAASRVLALLFAANNTPGSKHGHPAGATASGVNVATGSTRDYGHSGGQLLPTTDFYNSMIDYADLVGDFESWESKRSKFSFCQYPFLMSIWAKTHILEHDARRQMQMKARDAFLDSIMTNRNVKQYLSLTVRRDCLVEDSLTAVSEVIGSGSEDIKKGLRITFSGEEGIDGGGLRKEWFLLLIREVFNPDHGMFLYDEDSQYCYFNPATFETSDQFFLVGVVMGLAIYNSTILDVALPPFAFRKLLAAAPAHGLGMSSRPRPSMQYTLDDLAEYRPRVARGLRQLLDFEGDVENTFCLDFVIDTEKYGTKVQVPLCPGGERKAVTNSNRREYVDLYVRYVLDTAVTRQFEPFKRGFYTVCGGNAFSLFRPEEIELLIRGSDEALDIASLRAVAEYDNWGNRQPEGSSPVVSWFWETFQEAAPANQRKLLSFITGSDRIPATGAAMLPIKISCLGEDVGRFPIARTCFNMISLWQYGSKQKLEAMLWRAVFESEGFGLK; translated from the exons ATGACTTCCTCTTCCCGCAGCCGTTCTCGACCGCCTCGCCGCGACCTCGTTACTCGAATTCACACCGACGCTCTGGAGACGCCCACTACTCTCTTTGGAGCTATCGACATATCTAATAGCCGAGTACACGACGACTCGAGCTCCTCTGAGTCTGACTTTCAACGAACCAAACCAACGGCAGCGCCTTCTCGCCATGCACGCTCCATAAGTAATCCATTTCCATCGCTTCTCGGCACTCCCAAGAAGAGACAAGGCTCGACGGGCCACCTGCAGCCTGATTTTGAGGATCggggagttggtgatggcgccATGTCCGGGCCAAGCGTTAATAAGCACAAGCGTGCAGGGCCGGGTGGCAGTAAGGACTTTGCTACGGGCAATTGTATGACTTGCTCGTCATTGATGAGATGGCCGAAAGAGTTGAAAGTTTTCAAGTGCACTATTTGTACTACCATTAATGATTTGGTGGTTCCGGGGAGTGAGGCTACGAAGTCCGGGTTTCTCGGGAGGCGACGTGATGGAAGTGTTCATGCGCGGTGTGAGAGTCTGACTG CTCAACCGATTTCGCTCCAACATTGTCGTCGACTCGTGAGACAGTGTATTCACTCGTACGTTTCCAGGAAGTTGGCCCCGAGACCCAGCCCTGATGCTTCAATATGGCCGTCACATAATGCATCCCAAAGCAGCTCGGTAGCACAGGATGCTTATAGGAACCCTCATGATGCCTGCAATGGACATGTGGCGAGCCCATTGTATGCAAGGGAGCACGATGGCTACACTGCAAAATACGTCTTTGAAGAGCAACCTACTTTGCGCCCGAGTCACCTGCGACCAAACACCGCCGTTAGGTCATATTCGTCTTCATATCCAGAACGGCCGCCCCCACCAGTGAGGCCAACAAATCCAAATAATCTAACGGCACACCGCAGAGGCCCTTCTTTGGGTGACCAATGCGAACCAAAGAGGATATTCAAACCTCTCGAAGAGTACATTGCGAAAGTTTTCAACTCCTTCGAATCTTTAAATTCATCATTTTCGACACAGGATCGCGGTAGAGACGACCAACAGATTGAACAAATACGGCGGAAACCGGTACCATCTCGAGGAAGGTCTGACTCTCAGTCCGGAACTACTCACTCGCGAGTAGAGGAGTCACTGCCGGGCAATGCCATGAATGAGATTGACCCGAAGATACTTTTGATTGGCGATGTTGCGGAGAATGGTTTGTGGTGGACGGGCGGACGTATACCGCATGGAACCCCGAAACATCACACTACCCGGCGACCCGAGAGCCCTCCCCGGAAATCGCCTTCTAGTGTGAAAAGTCCGAATTTAAACTGGGACGAAATTGATGCGTGGTATGCCATGACCGTCAATGCTGCAGCGGACTGGTTTGCTGTGTATGAAGACATTAGCAGGGAATTCGCCATTCAGCCCAAAACACAAAGAGAACTTCAAGCACTGGAGCACGAACTGCTTCAAGGGCAAGAGCATACCCAGCGAATGCTACTGAAGGCTACGGAGTCGTTGCTTAAGAGACCTGGCCGGCCCTTGACTAGTGCTGCGGACCTTCGCtttctcctcatcatcatggagaaTCCTTTATTGCATTCTAGTATGAAGCCCTTTCGTGGCATTTTACAGCCGGATACTGTAGTTTCGGGGCCATCTTCAGTAACTCCACCCAGGGGAAAGGTACTTCCAAGCTCTGGGCTCTTGTCTGGCCAGCATTCAGGTATCATCAAGCGAGTCATTGGGCTGTTATCAACCACGTCAGCAGAATGCCACACCCACCTCATCGCATGGTTCTCAAAATTTGAGAATTCACGTTTCATTCGAACTAAAGATTTGGTGTCTGGGTTTTTGAGCTACCGCTTGCTCCGACAAATCGACAAGAAGCAACCAACTGAAGTCGATATTACGGCTGGTTTGATACCGGAGATGCGGGCTGACCGGTCCGGCGTCGGCTTTTACTTGCACGACGAAATTAGATCTGGGGGAGCCTCGAAAAAGAACGGACCAGCACAGAAAATAGCATACACTGAAGACTGGCAGATCAAAGCGGCATCCCGCGTGCTTGCACTTTTATTCGCGGCCAACAACACTCCTGGATCAAAGCATGGCCATCCGGCGGGAGCAACGGCGTCAGGCGTAAATGTTGCCACTGGATCAACCCGCGATTACGGACACTCTGGTGGACAGCTTCTACCCACCACAGATTTTTATAACTCAATGATAGACTACGCTGATCTAGTCGGTGATTTTGAGTCTTGGGAATCCAAGCGATCCAAATTTTCTTTCTGTCAGTACCCATTTTTAATGAGCATTTGGGCCAAGACGCATATACTCGAGCATGATGCCCGGCggcagatgcagatgaagGCACGGGATGCCTTCCTCGACAGCATAATGACCAATCGAAATGTAAAGCAATATTTGTCTCTGACTGTTCGCAGAGACTGTCTCGTAGAAGACAGCCTTACTGCGGTGAGCGAAGTCATTGGAAGCGGAAGTGAGGATATCAAGAAGGGTCTCAGAATTACTTTCAGCGGCGAAGAGGGTATAGATGGTGGCGGGCTGCGGAAGGAATGGTTCTTGCTTCTCATCCGGGAAGTCTTTAATCCCGATCATG GGATGTTTCTTTACGATGAAGATTCACAGTACTGTTACTTCAACCCCGCGACCTTTGAAACCTCGGATCAATTCTTCTTGGTCGGTGTTGTGATGGGATTGGCTATTTACAATTCCACCATATTGGATGTCGCCCTACCGCCGTTTGCATTCCGAAAGCTGCTGGCAGCTGCTCCAGCACACGGCTTGGGGATGTCCTCTCGGCCACGCCCATCAATGCAGTATACTCTAGACGATTTGGCAGAGTACAGGCCCAGAGTAGCTCGTGGATTGCGCCAGCTTCTGGACTTCGAGGGCGATGTTGAAAACACCTTTTGCCTGGATTTCGTGATCGACACAGAGAAATATGGCACAAAAGTTCAAGTACCGCTTTGCCCTGGTGGCGAACGAAAAGCTGTTACGAACAGCAACCGAAGGGAGTATGTTGACCTCTACGTTCGATATGTGTTGGATACGGCGGTTACACGCCAATTCGAACCGTTCAAAAGAGGTTTCTACACGGTATGTGGAGGGAATGCCTTTTCTCTATTTCGACCTGAAGAAATCGAGCTCCTTATCAGAGGCTCAGATGAAGCTCTTGACATTGCTTCGTTGAGGGCTGTGGCCGAATATGATAACTGGGGAAACCGCCAACCCGAAGGGAGCAGCCCGGTAGTCTCATGGTTTTGGGAAACATTTCAAGAGGCAGCACCGGCCAATCAACGTAAGCTTCTTTCATTCATAACGGGAAGTGATCGCATCCCAGCAACAGGAGCAGCCATGCTTCCAATAAAGATTTCGTGTCTTGGTGAAGACGTTGGGCGGTTTCCGATTGCAAGAACATGCTTCAACATGATATCACTGTGGCAGTATGGATCGAAGCAAAAACTAGAAGCCATGTTGTGGAGAGCTGTGTTTGAAAGTGAAGGATTTGGCCTGAAGTAG